The Colletotrichum destructivum chromosome 7, complete sequence genome contains the following window.
GTTCATCACGCGCAACCGATtgaggggaggggacaaATGATGTTTCGGGAACGTTGCGAAAGGAGCAGATGcaacctcggcgaggtcTTGTCCCCCCGGATGCCCCGTCCGTCCGTATCGTCGTTCCGGCGCTGCTGACCTGCGCCACCGGGAAGATCAAGGGACGAGTTTCCCCGTTCGAAATGAGGAGGGCATAGGAGGAAAGGATCAAAGAAGAGATGCGCCGCTCGCCAAACTCTCACACCACAGACCAGGTCAGATGTGCCTGCTTTCGGCATCTAGCGCCGCTGCCACGCCACACGCCTGTTCGCTTCAACGGTTGTCGGCGAATGCGACTACCCCAGGACgggaggagaaagagagagaggggggggggggggggggggggggggggtgcgTTCTCACTAAAACGATTGTATTATGATGGTTCTCCTCATTGGCGGCTGGTTTGACTCTATTGCGCTCAATGCGGTGTGAGGTCGCTTGCTCCGTTGGAGAGACAGCTccagaggcggcggaggaggaaagtCATGCGCACGTACTCAGCGACTTCTTCGCGTCAATGTCGTTTACTGCGGCggatgagagagagatagaaaGAGTCAGGGGCCCGGAGATGCGGTGAAGGGTTTGAGACCGTCCCCTCCGAGGCATCGTCCTACTGCAGGAACTGCACCCGCCGCGCGGCATGTGAaatgccgccgtcgccgcccgggGCTTTAACGTGGACGTGAGGGCATCATCACGAGTCGCGGTTAGAATCTACCGGCATCGCTTCGCGGTCTAGCTCAGGGTCTCCCACGGAGAAGCTCTGGTCCCGCTTGCATTTGCGAAAGCTCGCGTGCCTAGCTACATTTCATGCAGGAGGTCTACGATGGCACGCCTCGAGAACAGTCATCATCTCCCCACGCATCCTGAATcatcatccccctccccccacgGTCGGCGTAGTTGGCGGCAATCACGGGCTTACGGGCGAGATTGGGCTGGTGCAAAGCTGGGGACGGGCCGCGGCCGTGGGTGAGATGAGGGATGACCGTCAGCACAGCGTCACGTTTGGCCCCCCCTTCGGGAGGTCGGGTGTGATTGATGTGTTGGCGAGTTGGCGCCGCGGCTGAGCTCCAAGGTACCTCGATCCTTGGGGTGTCAGGTGAGTGTGCTGTTTGGCGCGGCAATCGAATGAGGTCTTTGTTTTATTCTACTTCCATTAGACAGCGTGACTGGCATCACCTCAATCGTGAGGCACACAACGAGGGCATATCGGCGTGAAAATGAACCGTTTGAGAAAAGTGGTATTGGGCAGACGACATCGATCAGCAGGGCGGCATTCGGGCGTCGCGcattctctttctctctctttttctcacGTTGTTCACATGGAAGGCCATGGGTTGCACTAGCcctcggctccgtcggctCTCATATGCTTTCTGATAAAAGTCTTCTGCGAAGACCACGAGCGGCATGAATCTTGCTGACAACGGTAGATTGGGGGCCGAGATGCTAGAAATCATGAGATGTGGCGTGGTGTGTTCttgctcgaggaggaggaggggcgtATCATTGAACACGCGAGACAATGAACACTTGGTCCTAGATAGCGAGGCCGATGGTGGTCAGACGTTGGCTGATGGGATTGCCTTCGGTGAGTCTGTGAACGATCTTTTTTGCAACGTCGATGAGCGTAGAAAGCATGCCTGCGGCGCATGTTGATCCCGTCGATGGTAAGATCGTGGAGCGGCCAGGATTCGAGCGTACGACGTGCGGGAGGCGTTCACAAATACAATTACGACGCCAAAAACGACCTCATCACCATGGTTCTACTTACAAGGAGGGACCCGAGTGAGTGTGATTGCTCTCAGTCTGTCTTACCCCTTCATCCGGACGAGGCAGATTGTTGACAGCACATTGGCAGCAAGCATATGAACCACCGACGTAGCTCTCGCCGATCGTCTAAGGCGTTCAAGTATCAACTAAATCAGTTGATGTAATGATTTCTCCTCATTAAGCCAATGGTAACCCAAAGTCGTAGTGCCATGCTCGAAGATGCGGCGTTTTCCCGCCATCACCCTCTCCCTGTGTATGTCTAACAGACAGCAGTATATATTTTTGGCAAGCCGGATTACAACTTTTCAATTCCTTAAGGGGAAACAGTCCATTTGTTTTTGTACTTATTCAAATACTAGAAACGTGTCTCGGAGCACCTGCCACGCCATCTACCTTCTTAAGGCTCCCCAATGGCTTTGGTCGGCTGGTGGTGCCCTCATCAGACGACGATGCTCACAACTCGATATTTCCCCTGATACTTCGATAATTTACACCTCACGATTGTAGTGACACAGGGCTGTGTGGCTGTTGGCCAACGTTGTTGGTATGGCGATCCAGTGATCCACACGTAAAACAGTTGGCCAGTTGCCACCGAATGAAAGCTGGGATTGTGATGTAGGGCGTATAACTAAAGCACCTTTCACTTCGGTCAGATGCAACAATTTTGACACCAGGTATACTGCCTTCGACTTCTGTACCGAGGCGATATACCATTGAACCCACGGGCACAGGGTTTGGAACCTGGCCCTGGATAGCAGATGCACCTAGCCGTTCGGCTTCAGAAAAACCCGCCGTCCTTGTGTTCCTGCAAAGGGTTCACAGTACGAGCAGTCCTGACAGATTTCATACTCCCAACCCAGCAAGAGGCGCAATACTCAACACGAGATTCAGGTACGAGGCAATTGTCAGCCTCGAGCGGCAATACAGGATACAAGGAACCGATCCGTGACAGACACGAACTCGGGGCTGGGTTTCACGACGAGGCATCTTGGTCGACCTAAGTATTCGTCGGTATAAGGCACTGCCCATTTCAAGTCTCGAGAGAAACTGAATCCAAGATTCATCTCAGGGCGCGCAAGATGAAACCTGAATGTCATGCGGCAAAGTTTGTGTAAGGAGTCCAAGTTTCCTGCTTCGTACGTCGTTCCAGAAACCACTTCTCACGTCATCCTTCGCGTCGTCCTTCCATCGCCAGTTAATTCTTCCCCACGAGAACCCATGGAGCATACGGGGAGTAAGACATAAGCCACGTTCGTGCTTTCAGGAACTATGGATTTCTATACAAACCTCAAAGCAGAAACGCCCACAAGGGCGGCAAATTCAGGGGAGAAGGAAAATACGAGGCTGACGTCCTCAAGTGCAACGGCGCAGGCCAGTGTCGCGAGCTGAATAGCGATCGCACGGCCCGGCGCATCGAGTGGGCAGTGGAGGCCGCAACCCGACCCGAGCGAGGACGCCGTGTCACGGAGGGGATCCGCCTCGAGCGGTGTCGTCCAGCAGGGCTCGCGGTGTTGCGGTGTGGTGATTTGTGCTTCACACCCGCGCGCAGAGCTTGGTTCCAGACGCGGGATGGTAATGCAATCCTCGGCCTACCCCCCTGATGGCCCCGCGGGGGGGGCTGCTCCCCCCCGTGAATCAGCATGCAAGTCTCGTgggggagaaagagggagggaggggtgggacgaaaggggagggggttgacGGGTGGCACGACTGGATGGAAATGTAGAAGGCATTACGACTGGGTCAGATCTTGTCTATTCCTGGGCAACGTTCTACAGGATGGAAGGATTCGGGAGGTCAGTTGGCCTTTCCGCACCCCGGGTTTGTGTTACCGGGCGCAACTTGGATTCTCTGTGACGGCATAGGGGAACCGGAAAGATAATTCAGCGAGAAAGGAACCGCACGGCCGGCGAGAAGTCTTGGACTCCGACGCCCGCCTGTGCCGTCCCGCTAGTTACGAGTGGATAATTTGAGGGTGTCCAGGTCAActgggagagagaagatCATGGCTTCCAGGAGGGTGAAACTGATGATCCCCGTGTGCCAGCTTCCTCCAGCCGTCATTCGGTCCGGTCCCTCCAGTAGGGTCTGACGCGGCAAGATTGGAGAGCGGGATGTAACTTTGTTGGGAAATCCTTCCGCTGATGAAGTCGACAAGGTGTGTCGTGACCGTTCGAGGTGCcaggggttgttgactcTCGGTCAGAGGTGGTGTGCCCCCGTCACCTTTTGGCAATACCAGGCTCGGGACTTCGGGCCAAGTGCCTCTACGGCTTCAAGTGTTGGTGGGACTCGCTCGTGGTCTCATGGACTTTATTCAAAAAAAAATTGTTCCACTCCTCTTTGCCCATCGGAACGAGTCTGATTAAGTATTCATGTCCTACGTATCAAAGAAAAGGCAACTTCAGCCGCCGTGATGAGCGGAAGGGCATCCTCCCGGGAGCACAAGTGTGATGAGATTCTTCTTATGATGTCCAATTAGAAAATTACAATGAGTTACTGGTGAACAAATATTTGATTGACTTGCCTCGCTAACGGGCCTGAGGGTTCCATGGGGTAAGATCAGGGGGATATTGTAGTCCGTACCCCGGACTTTGTAATGATGACCTAGACTCAGTGTCAAACGGACGCtgtcttgtttttttgtttcccccccccacgGCAAATGCTTCATTTTCTTTCTGGAGGGACCTATGTTATCCTCGTAGCCTCAAGAAATCATCACCACAACCGCTCTATGGCTCATGCTGGCCTTGCCATCTATCCACGCGACGACGCATCAGCCTCAGTCATCTTGTTCCAGGAAGCTGGGATCGTGATGTTGAGCTGATCACCGAAGAGAAAAGTGTCTCATTTCCCCAGAAATCCCAGAATGCCACGTCGACAAGGGTTCACCTGTCGACTGCCTTCACCGGTAACTAGTCTACCAGATCGGGAGCTCGCGTCTTTTAGGCTAAACGCGTCGGATAAAGGCTGCCGCACTCACCGCTGCACATTGAGACAGCAAGAAGGTTCTTGGTATGTGTAGGTGCGCTTCAGAAGGGCTAGTAGCGTGGGGAGTCTCCCATGGTTCATGACCGGCGAGATGCTGTGCGTTGATGGCGATGGATGGAAAGAGGTGCACACCTCTCGCGCAGTGGCTTATGTCGAGTGACCTCTTACCGTATCCCGCTTGTATCGCCTTTCAAAAGCGGCGAAAGCCTTGCCGGCCATGCCACTTCGCCACACAAGCTGCAAATATCGGACAGTGAACCGGAAAATATCCTCCTCTGTCCTGGACATCGAGTACCTTGAATGGGGTCTTTTCCGTCCGGGACAGCACAACTCCCCACGCACCAAAACGGTGCTGGCCTAGTGATGATACGTCCTGCTCGCGGTAAATAGGCATGGTAGTTGCGGACTGGCGACCGTGACCACGTGGATCGACAGCGTGTACAGCACATGAGAGGATCTACCGCTGGACGCGTCTGCACCTGCGACCCAATAACGCTTGAGGTGACTACACCATCAACATCGCAACATAGCCAGAGCTTCCGCAAAGGCGACGTACAGCCTGGTTATATCCGCTGTAAGGGGTCGGGTGACGATATACCGTGCTGGCAATCTGGGGAAACGGCGGTTGCCTGCGTTTTTGGTTGGCCCTGCGCAGCGTGGATGGAAGTAATGTGAAAGAGTTTCCGCCCGGGACGGGTTATCGGAACGAAGTATGAGACACGCGGGCTGTGCATCTTTGATGGTCATCTTTTCTGGAAGCGGTTGGTAGTGATGGGGAATCTCTCGGCGCAGTTTCGGATACAGCCTCGTGATGCTGCTGTCCTGTTGCAAGCTGGGGTTCCATGCCGCCTTCGCCACGCTGAATGTCAGCAGTTGATGGTTGATTGGAAAATGTGAGCGATACCTTTCACCCAGCCAACTCAAGtgcttccccccccccccccccccccccccccccccaacgtTCAGGGTAGAAGAGACATCCCtgggtgatgttgatggACCTTGGAGACCAAAATGGAGGTGAAGAGGTCAATCAGGAGTTCAGGACGcatctcctccatcctcaTATATCCACACCTCTGATCTATGGATCCGCAAATCCTGCGCGGTAACCCGGCTGTTCTCCCGTGAGGTCGGTGATCCTGATGAACTGGCTGGGGTACGCCGAAGTGTCTCTTGTGAGAGATGGTAATCGGGTCCTTGCTTTCTGATGATGGCCTAAATTGATGATCTGGCAGAGGAAGTAGGACACCTGACTGATTGCTACCGGTATTGTCAGCCTGCCATGTCAACGTCGCCTGACTACGGCCTCGTCCTGATAGCCCCATGTTCTTGTGAGTTTCGATGGTAAGTAGATGGAGATGCCTCGTCAACTATGTCACACCTGAGCCTATTCTTGGAACTGGTTTCCACTGCAATATCAGACCAGCTCGAAAGAGTCCTAAGGAGTTGTCATCAAGTGGTACGTAGATGATGCTCGGCGTGCTGTTTTATGAGAGTATGAACAAAGACCACGAGCATTGCTTCGCATGTATCTTTCATAGTAAGGACATGCAAGACACCGATCAGTAGTACCGCATGTGAGCGCATGAGAAACAGCCTTACATGACGTTTGGGAGCCAAGCTGGACACTCTCCTTGGGGGTTTGGGCCAGTCCAGTGCCAAGGAGGTTGAAATCTCTTAAAAGGGAGCTTCTGATAAACTCCCTTCGGCTTGGTTTCCAATGCCCTGGGTATTGAAAAATCGCAAGAGACAAGAACAAAGTCATTTTGATGATTAAATCTATCGGGATTGACTTGACAGGATCAACCAGGTGGTTATGGGCATACTGATTTTTTTTTCCCGACGTAAATTAGCATTCATATTACCGATGGATGTCACTTTCCTGTCGATTTTGGCCTCGCGGAGTTCATGATACATCGTCTAACGACCTTAATCAGTCATAACGTGGGACTACCGCTCCATGTAAGGCCCGTACGCTCCGATTATACAAGAAAATTGCAGATTACCGATGTGAATGACGGACGGACGTTGATCACTATAAATCACCGGAAAGCCTCCAAAGATGCGGTAAATTCATAACCGAAGCCTGGACTCATCTGTCTGGTGCACCCCAAAGTGATATTCCTGGCCGGTAGCTGACCATGTCTACAATTGAAAGGCAATAAAAAGGGGAACGGAGAAGAGTCTTTTGCCAAATAATGTTCCATTTATATCGCTACTTGCGCCGCCCCAGAGGAATTTCACCCGAACATACTCGTCCGATAACAAAGTTTACGACTTAATTCGAGGTAGGAAACATCATTGAGAAGTCGCCGTTGATGTGTCTGAAGCTCTCATCGATAGTTTCAGTTGCCTCGGGCTGTGTTCAACCGGTATTTAAGCTGAAAGATTTAGTTGCCTGCATTTGCATCTGCGCAGATGGGTAGCAGCCGTTAATGTGGCCACTGAATTATATCATGTCTATGATAACTCAACAGCGATCGAGAAGCCGAATTTTATTGGACCCCGAGCAGTTGAATAGTGTGCCTCAAGACTATCTGCCTAAACACAAGCCTGTTGCTATCTGTGTGGCCAGCCCGAGAGAACTGTACTCTGAGTTGGTCATGTTTTTCCTCTGTTGGTAGTTGATGATGCGTGTAAGCGACTTAAAAGTACAAACTCGATGCTTTCTGAAATTCGAAAGACATCAAAGACCCAAGGTGGACGAAGAGAGGCATGTCTGAGTTGTAGAGATTTGTTGCCATGATGTGGACAAGGAAGTCATTCTTTGATACCGGATACCAGACTCTTGACTATGTTGAATCTATGGGTGCTCGAGTTAGGGTTCAACCACTCTCCAAGGCAACAAAACGGAAACTAGGATATCGATACGGTTCCCTGAGTAGATTGAGCGAAATCTTTTGcatggcctcggccctggAGGGGGGTTATGGATGAGTCTGCCCGGGACTTCTATTACGATGACCTGACACCGGGATATCACAACTCACTCTGCACGCCAATCAAGTCCCGATCATTGATGGCACGACAGAGAATGACAATCTAGTTTGGCTTTTGCTCTATGCTCTCAACCAGCAAATCATACCTGCCCTCACTACGCCTTGCAACAAACTCCCCATTGATCATGTCGTTGTTTTCCGCCCGCGACAATGCCTTCTCCAAACTCTCTTCGATTCCAGTCGCAACGTGTCGCGCAGCAACTCTGTCCCGAGCCAGCGTCGGTTCGACTCTCACAAGCCATCGGTCGTCCACGAGCGCTGCAATCCGTTCCCACGGCTCCTCGCCCACGAGCAGATAGTTTCCCTCGACGATGCAGACCTCCACATCCGCGTCAATGGTAAGCCCACAGGGAACTGGGTCCTTCAGCTGATGGTCGAACGTCGGGGCCAGGACGGGCTGCAGCCCTGCAGCAGCCCGCAGCTGGCGGatgaggtcgacgacgccttgGCCGTCAAAGGTCCACGGCGCGCCGCGCCGGGCGATAGCCTCCGCGGAGTTTGGGAGCGCTTGCAGGGCTTCGAGGGGCAGGTGAAAGCCGTCTGCGGACAAGACTACGGACTTGGGGTGCGGCCCCGGGGATGTGTTGATGGCGGAGACCACATGGCGGGCGATGGTTGTCTTGCCGCAGCCCGGCGGTCCCGCGAGTGCGATTATGAGACGAGGATGTCTCGTGATTGTGCCGGGTTCCGAGCTTCTCTTTTGGTCCCACTTGCGTAGAATGCGCTGAACAAGGGATTGGTAGGTCGACTCCATGTTAACCGGTTGTATTGGGTTGAGTTGGCATGGGCCTTGTAATTGAGCGGGAATGTTGGATATGGCCAGCCTTACAAGTGACAGAAGCAAGCGAAGTCCGATTGAATCAGTGTCAGAGCTTTAACTACATGACTTCCGACGAGGCTCCTCCCTCTCCGGACACTGTGCCCCGGCCTGGGAGGCGTATCGGACTACAGTCACCCGATCTGAGTCCGGCTCCTCATAGCGGCAGCCCCACTCCGACCGGCGCGGCAGTATCTACACATACCGCGCCAACATTAGTAACCTTCGGCTCTCTACGCAACCAAAACGAGTCCAACTGTAGGAGAGTCCAATAGAATAAGAAGGCTTTGGGCTCAAATTGCATACGTCGGCAAGGTGACGTGCTTGAAATAAACGAAGCAGTGAGCATTTGAGAGGCGTTGTAGGCATCTGTGGCAGCGCGGCCGGTGGTTAATATTGAGAATGCCCTATGGACCTTGGTTGAGAGAGTTCTGGACGAACTTTTAATGGTGGTAGTAAGTGAGGTAAGCAGCACGAATATTGATATCCGGCGATCGGGTTGGCGCTGTTAAA
Protein-coding sequences here:
- a CDS encoding Putative phosphoribulokinase/uridine kinase, P-loop containing nucleoside triphosphate hydrolase, with product MESTYQSLVQRILRKWDQKRSSEPGTITRHPRLIIALAGPPGCGKTTIARHVVSAINTSPGPHPKSVVLSADGFHLPLEALQALPNSAEAIARRGAPWTFDGQGVVDLIRQLRAAAGLQPVLAPTFDHQLKDPVPCGLTIDADVEVCIVEGNYLLVGEEPWERIAALVDDRWLVRVEPTLARDRVAARHVATGIEESLEKALSRAENNDMINGEFVARRSEGRYDLLVESIEQKPN